The following coding sequences are from one Canis lupus baileyi chromosome 19, mCanLup2.hap1, whole genome shotgun sequence window:
- the TNNC1 gene encoding troponin C, slow skeletal and cardiac muscles, whose translation MDDIYKAAVEQLTEEQKNEFKAAFDIFVLGAEDGCISTKELGKVMRMLGQNPTPEELQEMIDEVDEDGSGTVDFDEFLVMMVRCMKDDSKGKSEEELSDLFRMFDKNADGYIDLDELKVMLQATGETITEDDIEELMKDGDKNNDGRIDYDEFLEFMKGVE comes from the exons ATGGATGACATCTACAAGGCTGCG gTAGAACAGCTGACAGAAGAGCAGAAAAATG AATTCAAGGCAGCCTTTGACATCTTCGTGCTGGGCGCCGAAGATGGCTGCATCAGCACCAAGGAGCTGGGCAAGGTGATGAGGATGCTGGGCCAGAACCCCACACCCGAGGAGCTGCAGGAGATGATTGATGAGGTGGATGAGGACG GCAGTGGCACAGTGGACTTTGATGAGTTCCTGGTCATGATGGTTCGGTGCATGAAGGATGACAGCAAAGGAAAGTCTGAGGAGGAGCTGTCCGACCTTTTCCGCATGTTTGACAA AAATGCTGATGGCTACATAGACCTGGATGAGCTGAAGGTGATGCTTCAGGCTACCGGTGAGACCATCACGGAAGATGACATTGAGGAGCTAATGAAGGATGGTGACAAGAACAATGATGGCCGCATTGACTATGACG AGTTCCTGGAGTTCATGAAAGGAGTGGAGTAG